A part of Salvelinus alpinus chromosome 5, SLU_Salpinus.1, whole genome shotgun sequence genomic DNA contains:
- the LOC139575049 gene encoding cyclic AMP-responsive element-binding protein 3-like protein 1 isoform X1 codes for MDTILDNFAPDKLFPSANLLDLEDLNEGDFLNNVHFSEQMEDFSNELFSSFFDDHLLADRNPLLDMEMDPPNPDIQQEHSYSLSGDSAPQSPSMSIKMDEEAEFEGMWSFSQDLTAILVKQEPDQQAEPSSTVPSMGNSCFQPLNLAPPPHRSSSGDTGSKELNLNPTPAIKDEPREVNQFLNIPSDDQLQLPPTPPSSHGSDSDGSQSPHSMPPSSPARLQARSSAAISSSPLLTAPHKLQGTSGPLMLTEEEKRTLIAEGYPVPNKLPLTKTEEKALKRVRRKIKNKISAQESRRKKKEYVECLEKKVENYTSENSDLWKKVETLESANRTLLQQLQKLQALVTGKVPQSYKMASTQTGTCLMVVALCFFLVLGSLVPCLPELSSLSQTVKSSSPLPSADVYTASQVRSRSLLFYDESSSLEDGHGGFLKMQGEGSEGAPLDYTEDRSAHDSHGGEHENTKYLSKAHSDPVDYNRTGAQFLQEEPQYHKIEPNPEGEEYF; via the exons CACTTCTCGGAGCAGATGGAGGACTTCTCCAACGAGCTGTTCAGCAGCTTCTTTGATGACCACCTCCTGGCCGACAGGAACCCACTGCTGGACATGGAGATGGACCCACCCAACCCTGACATCCAGCAAGAACACAGCTACTCCCTGAGTGGAGACTCTGCCCCCCAGAGCCCCTCCATGTCCATCAAAATGGATGAGGAAGCAG AGTTTGAAGGAATGTGGTCTTTCAGCCAGGACCTGACGGCCATCCTGGTAAAGCAGGAGCCTGATCAACAGGCAGAGCCTTCCTCTACAGTCCCCTCCATGGGGAACTCATGCTTCCAGCCTCTCAACCTCGCCCCACCACCTCACAGGAGCTCATCTGGGGACACA GGCTCCAAAGAGTTGAACCTCAACCCCACACCTGCAATCAAAGATGAGCCCAGAGAGGTCAACCAGTTCCTCAACATCCCTTCAG atgATCAGCTGCagctcccccccacccctcccagcAGCCATGGCAGTGACAGTGATGGATCCCAGAGCCCACACTCCATGCCCCCTTCCAGCCCAGCCCGCCTACAGGCCCGCTCCTCCGCTGCCATATCTTCCTCACCCCTCCTTACCGCCCCACAC AAGCTACAGGGCACTTCAGGGCCCCTGATGCTGACAGAGGAGGAGAAACGCACCTTGATCGCTGAAGGTTACCCCGTACCCAACAAGCTGCCCCTCACCAAGACCGAGGAGAAGGCACTGAAGAGGGTTCGCAGGAAAATAAAAAACAAG ATATCTGCCCAGGAGAGTCGCAGGAAGAAGAAGGAGTACGTGGAGTGCCTGGAGAAAAA GGTGGAGAACTACACGTCTGAGAACAGTGACCTGTGGAAGAAGGTGGAAACACTGGAGAGTGCAAACAG aactctactccagcagctccagaaACTCCAGGCCCTGGTCACAGGAAAAGTTCCCCAATCCTACAAAATGGCCTCAACGCAAACAGGAACATGCCTTATG GTGGTGGCGCTGTGCTTTTTCCTGGTGCTGGGCTCCCTTGTGCCTTGTCTGCCTGAGCTCTCCTCCCTGTCCCAAACCGTGAAGTCCTCCTCGCCCCTCCCCTCGGCTGATGTCTACACAGCCAGCCAGG tcCGCTCCCGCAGCCTACTCTTCTACGACGAGAGCTCCTCGTTGGAGGACGGTCACGGGGGCTTCCTGAAGATGCAGGGGGAAGGCTCGGAGGGGGCGCCCCTCGACTACACCGAGGACCGGTCGGCACATGACAGCCACGGAGGCGAACACGAGAACACCAAGTACCTCAGCAAGGCTCACTCCGATCCGGTGGACTACAACAGGACCGGCGCCCAGTTCCTCCAAGAAGAGCCGCAGTACCACAAAAT AGAGCCAAACCCCGAAGGAGAGGAGTACTTTTAA
- the LOC139575049 gene encoding cyclic AMP-responsive element-binding protein 3-like protein 1 isoform X2 — translation MDTILDNFAPDKLFPSANLLDLEDLNEGDFLNNVHFSEQMEDFSNELFSSFFDDHLLADRNPLLDMEMDPPNPDIQQEHSYSLSGDSAPQSPSMSIKMDEEAEFEGMWSFSQDLTAILVKQEPDQQAEPSSTVPSMGNSCFQPLNLAPPPHRSSSGDTGSKELNLNPTPAIKDEPREVNQFLNIPSDDQLQLPPTPPSSHGSDSDGSQSPHSMPPSSPARLQARSSAAISSSPLLTAPHKLQGTSGPLMLTEEEKRTLIAEGYPVPNKLPLTKTEEKALKRVRRKIKNKISAQESRRKKKEYVECLEKKVENYTSENSDLWKKVETLESANRTLLQQLQKLQALVTGKVPQSYKMASTQTGTCLMVVALCFFLVLGSLVPCLPELSSLSQTVKSSSPLPSADVYTASQVRSRSLLFYDESSSLEDGHGGFLKMQGEGSEGAPLDYTEDRSAHDSHGGEHENTKYLSKAHSDPVDYNRTGAQFLQEEPQYHKM, via the exons CACTTCTCGGAGCAGATGGAGGACTTCTCCAACGAGCTGTTCAGCAGCTTCTTTGATGACCACCTCCTGGCCGACAGGAACCCACTGCTGGACATGGAGATGGACCCACCCAACCCTGACATCCAGCAAGAACACAGCTACTCCCTGAGTGGAGACTCTGCCCCCCAGAGCCCCTCCATGTCCATCAAAATGGATGAGGAAGCAG AGTTTGAAGGAATGTGGTCTTTCAGCCAGGACCTGACGGCCATCCTGGTAAAGCAGGAGCCTGATCAACAGGCAGAGCCTTCCTCTACAGTCCCCTCCATGGGGAACTCATGCTTCCAGCCTCTCAACCTCGCCCCACCACCTCACAGGAGCTCATCTGGGGACACA GGCTCCAAAGAGTTGAACCTCAACCCCACACCTGCAATCAAAGATGAGCCCAGAGAGGTCAACCAGTTCCTCAACATCCCTTCAG atgATCAGCTGCagctcccccccacccctcccagcAGCCATGGCAGTGACAGTGATGGATCCCAGAGCCCACACTCCATGCCCCCTTCCAGCCCAGCCCGCCTACAGGCCCGCTCCTCCGCTGCCATATCTTCCTCACCCCTCCTTACCGCCCCACAC AAGCTACAGGGCACTTCAGGGCCCCTGATGCTGACAGAGGAGGAGAAACGCACCTTGATCGCTGAAGGTTACCCCGTACCCAACAAGCTGCCCCTCACCAAGACCGAGGAGAAGGCACTGAAGAGGGTTCGCAGGAAAATAAAAAACAAG ATATCTGCCCAGGAGAGTCGCAGGAAGAAGAAGGAGTACGTGGAGTGCCTGGAGAAAAA GGTGGAGAACTACACGTCTGAGAACAGTGACCTGTGGAAGAAGGTGGAAACACTGGAGAGTGCAAACAG aactctactccagcagctccagaaACTCCAGGCCCTGGTCACAGGAAAAGTTCCCCAATCCTACAAAATGGCCTCAACGCAAACAGGAACATGCCTTATG GTGGTGGCGCTGTGCTTTTTCCTGGTGCTGGGCTCCCTTGTGCCTTGTCTGCCTGAGCTCTCCTCCCTGTCCCAAACCGTGAAGTCCTCCTCGCCCCTCCCCTCGGCTGATGTCTACACAGCCAGCCAGG tcCGCTCCCGCAGCCTACTCTTCTACGACGAGAGCTCCTCGTTGGAGGACGGTCACGGGGGCTTCCTGAAGATGCAGGGGGAAGGCTCGGAGGGGGCGCCCCTCGACTACACCGAGGACCGGTCGGCACATGACAGCCACGGAGGCGAACACGAGAACACCAAGTACCTCAGCAAGGCTCACTCCGATCCGGTGGACTACAACAGGACCGGCGCCCAGTTCCTCCAAGAAGAGCCGCAGTACCACAAAATGTAA